The nucleotide sequence TTGGAGCATTGCCCAGCAATATGACGGGGTGACAGTACAAGACCTCTTTGAATGGAATCCTGGCATTGACGCTGATGTCATTCAAGTAGGTTCTGAAATTACTTTTGAGACAGACGGAGAGATGAATGAACAAGGTCCGAATGAAGTATTTCATACAGTAACTCCTGGCAGTACACTGAAAAGCATCGCAAACCTTCATGCAGGTGTGACTCTAAAAGACTTATACGACTTAAACCAAAACATCGACCCTCGTAACTTACAAATCGGTTCAAAGGTAAGAGTCAGCACAGCTGATGGATACGATAAAGAGTACTACACGATAAAACCAGGTAACACACTAACAATTATTGCTAATTTGCATGAAGGGGTAACAATAGTAGATTTATTAGAGCTTAATCCTGAGCTGGACCCACGAAATTTACAAGTTGGAACAGAGATTAGAGTTCATTAAATTCATTAAAAAGGCTCAGTTTCAGCGTGCCTCCACCGTGGAACTGCTAAATAAAAGCAAAGGAGGAGTTTGAAATGAGATTCATTAGTTCATTGCTTCATTCGATCGTTGATATCATTTTATTCATCCCGCGAATGCTTGGAAGATTGATTCGGAAAATTGTAGCATAATAACTAAGAAAACCTCCAATAGTGGAGGTTTTTTTTATCTCGACACGCCCCCGGCTGTCTTATGAAACAGGCAGAGGGGGGTTATTTTGCTTCGTCTTGAATAATGGCGTCCATATGTTCTACCCAACGAAACAATCTTTGTCTGCTAATCGTATAGATTAGTAGACGAAGGTTGAAAGAGGTGTTCGGGATGAAAATAACGACATTTTTATTGTTAATCATAACGGTTATGCATGTAGCCACGATTATAAATATTACACTGTTCAACGGGGAATGGAACGGGATCGTGATGACCTTAAATTCGATTTTATTTATTTTGGCAATCGGTGTGAATGCAATGTCAGGAAAGAGGGATTAGTAAGGAAATATAACCCCCCCTTGAACTGAGCCTGGATATGCTAAAAGTCCATCTTTCTGTATGGTTGGGGCCGAAACGACCAGTTATTCCTGCAACACTCTGAAAATACTGGAAAGAGCCGAATAGTGTTGATGCACAATCGGTGTCCTGGAAATTCTACTATTTTTAGACACCGGTTAAGGTTTTAACAAGGTGCGTGATACATGCAGTAAGGCTAGAAGTATGTGAAGAGAGAAGCAGTTGGGATTTTTCACAGGCAATCCAATCATAAGGAGATGTTCACTTGAAGAAGAAAGTTCTTTATCGTGTTTAGGCGAGAAGACCCCCACTTCCTACGAAGTGTAAAGTGGGGGATGAATCGCCTTCGGACAAGGAATGGCTTACTTGCCATCTCGGTTGTCCGACTGTTCGAGTGCTACTTGTATTAAATGAAAGACAGCCTGTGTACGAGTTCCAAAACCCTTCTCTTCTTTGTATTTGTCTACTCTGTTCAAAAGTGTTTTAGGGAATCTTAGGACAACTGTTTGCTTCTCCATGATAAACCTCCTTAAAATGATATACAAAAGACATTTGTGAATGGTATAATATGTATATCATAACATAACATATATGGAGGTGAGAGTCATGTTGGTAAACAAAGCATATAAGTTTAGAATCTATCCAAACAAAGAACAAGCGACTTTAATTAACAAGACGATTGGCTGTTCACGCTTTGTGTTTAATCATTTTTTAGCACAATGGAATGATGCTTACAAAGAAACAGGCAAAGGATTGACGTATAATTCTTGTTCTTCTCAATTGACGACACTAAAGAAAGAATTGGTCTGGTTGAAGGAGGTTGACAGTATCGCTATGCAATCCTCACTCAAAAACCTTGCTGCTTCTTATACTCGATTCTTCAAAAAACAGAACAAAGCCCCTCGATTTAAGTCTAAAAAGAATAACGTACAATCCTACACAACCAAGCATACGAACAGTAATATTGCCATTATCGATAATAAGATTAAACTTCCTAAACTTGGTTTTGTGAAGTTTGCGAAAAGTCGTGAAGTTCAAGGTCGTATTTTGAACGCTACTGTAAGACGCAACCCAACAGGTAAATACTTTGTTTCTATTCTTGTTGAAACAGAAGTGCGAGAGTTGCCCAAAACCGATTCAGCTGTAGGTATTGATGTAGGACTCAAAGATTTTGCGATTATTTCTGATGGAACAGTGTACAAAAACC is from Bacillus tianshenii and encodes:
- a CDS encoding LysM peptidoglycan-binding domain-containing protein; this encodes MNKIKYIAMMLAAGMTFGAGSTAASAEKTTVTFDKGDTLWSIAQQYDGVTVQDLFEWNPGIDADVIQVGSEITFETDGEMNEQGPNEVFHTVTPGSTLKSIANLHAGVTLKDLYDLNQNIDPRNLQIGSKVRVSTADGYDKEYYTIKPGNTLTIIANLHEGVTIVDLLELNPELDPRNLQVGTEIRVH
- a CDS encoding ribbon-helix-helix domain-containing protein, with the translated sequence MEKQTVVLRFPKTLLNRVDKYKEEKGFGTRTQAVFHLIQVALEQSDNRDGK